In Candidatus Edwardsbacteria bacterium, the following are encoded in one genomic region:
- a CDS encoding PorT family protein — protein sequence MKRPILVILILALFSGLCLAQTASFGIKGGMNISNIYGTEGDRPDSRFGFIGGAFCDFDFVSFSIQPEVLLSQKGWKYDSGCRYNYFEIPVLIKIPLSQKFRVSPYLGPAVSFLLNAKVFDLDMSQYVVSPDIGLVLGAEIKTKHKVSLDMRYTRGLRKIIKDEPHESYDIKHSVFSIMLGLHP from the coding sequence ATGAAAAGACCCATCTTGGTAATATTGATACTGGCATTGTTCTCTGGTTTGTGTTTGGCACAAACGGCATCGTTTGGTATTAAAGGTGGGATGAATATATCTAATATTTACGGCACTGAAGGTGATAGGCCCGATTCCAGGTTTGGTTTTATCGGCGGGGCTTTTTGTGATTTTGATTTTGTCTCTTTTAGCATCCAACCCGAAGTATTGCTTTCTCAAAAAGGATGGAAATATGACAGTGGATGCAGATATAATTATTTTGAAATCCCTGTTTTAATAAAAATACCACTGTCCCAAAAATTCAGGGTCAGTCCATATTTAGGGCCAGCGGTAAGTTTCTTGCTTAATGCAAAAGTTTTTGATTTAGATATGAGCCAATACGTCGTCAGTCCTGATATTGGACTTGTTTTAGGTGCCGAAATAAAAACAAAACATAAAGTTTCTCTGGATATGCGATACACCAGAGGATTGCGCAAGATTATTAAAGATGAACCCCACGAAAGTTATGATATTAAGCACTCTGTTTTTTCTATTATGCTTGGTCTGCATCCGTAA